ACGTATAGGATAGTCTAACCCGTCTCTAACCCACACACAATTTAACAGAATATTTTCGTCGGTGAcaaaataaaaccgaaaatattcagaacttttttttgttgtgtaaaaTGCATTTTGAATTAGCATATATATTGATCGGTCCAACCGCTATATAACTAAAAccaattatttttcttaatttactTTCAGATCCACCAAAAATCCGTTAACTGCATTTAtctcataaataaattttgtcaatAGAATTAAATATTGACCCGAAATCAATCaccaatttaattaaatgtgaTATTAATTACACCACTAAATGTACATTGTGTTGTATAAGTATTTATATGTGATGCTGTGTGTTGTAGCGCAAgtgtaaaataaaagtgaaattgggacaaatttataaattgaacTGCCAACAACATGTACAGCGAAATACGATTagtgttttaacaaaataaaaacaaaaaattattaaaaactcAGTCCAGTTTCGTTCCAatcgaattttatttggaaatcATTTCACAAGCATGGGGGCTACGATGGGAAAGAATGGTACGCTGCTAGACTCATTACCATCAACACAGGTAATTTATGAACCAACATGACATTTATCGATGAAAATTCAGActaaattttattgcaaaagaAAGTCGGATCCGATCCATCTGGTGAAAGCTTTTGAGACGAAACGAATTCTGTTTTGGTGCACATCAGCTATTCCTAtcataaatatcaaatttcaaaCGTGTCATCTAGGTTTGATAGAACATCGTATGCTCAAAATTGCAATTAACGCACAAGTTAGGAACGAGCTTCTATGTACGTCATTGTGATCCTAATTTTTACGAATGTCACATTTTCACACTAGTGCgttaagaaaatgaaactcTATTAACACACTACTTTGGGCGCGTTGTTGTacgtaaattaaattgttgtgTCCTAGCTCCTACATTAAGAGCGCGTAAAGCAATCGTTCTTTATCATTCGTCGAAGAATCGTTTGACATTTAAAACAATCTATGACAATTACCTTTGTGATACCAAAACCCAAAGGCCGCATCGGACGCACCACCCATATAGTCAGTACGGCCCAGAACAATATAGCATGTATAGAACCTCAAATATAGTACACATCTCTCACTAAACTAAAATAGTTTTCATGCATTTattaaaagtttaattaatGTAAAAAGGGTGCACCAGGTATGGTTTTCGTCTTATACAAAACCACTGTCTTGATTATTTCAACTTAAATGATGGCGGGTAttataatcaaaattattttttttacattttcatccAATCCAAAGGGAACAATGCACATCGTGATGCTAGGTCTTGATTCAGCTGGTAAAACGACGGCACTGTATCGCCTTAAATTCGATCAATACTTAAATACAGTACCAACGATAGGATTCAATTGTGAAAAGGTTGGTTATTGCTTTCTTATTGATTTTATGCAAATTCTAACACATTCAACGTAACATTACAACGGTTAGGTTCGTGGTCAAGTTGGCAGGGCGAAAGGAGCACAATTCTTGGTATGGGATGTCGGTGGACAGGAGAAACTTCGACCGTTGTGGAGGAGTTACACAAGgtaataatgaaattttcgtaacGTAATACTGACCCAATTTATACAGTCATACAACTCTGTCAATAATACGATTTCTGTCTGTCGTTTTCTTGCGTATAGCACAGAATTTTCTCGCAATACGAACCGTAAGGTGTCGCATTTAATCGCTGTAATTCTCTACACCTTCACAACACATATGCTCCTGCGGTGGTTACATAACGCGATATTTTCAGATCATTGTGAATCAGAGAATCTTGTGATTGTCTTTCCATTTTTGTCCATCGTTGTGTACCGATGATGTGGGCGGTTGTGTGGAGTTCttattttatgacgaaatttcAGTCAATTCGCTTTGGTGaaacaacttttcatttcgattttaacACCAAATTAGCCGGACAGACTGCTCTCTGCGAAAAGTTATTTTTGAACTTGAACttacaacattttgtgtaatGCCACTATGTATAGTCAAATCAACTTGTTTGTAACTATTTATGCAAacgacatttttgaaatgtgcGCCGTTCTTTGCTGCAGCTAGTGGCCCACAATCACACAGACACATTTCTTGTATGGGAAATACACTCCAAAATGACACGCACACATAACACGTATCAGTGTAGCAAAGGCATTGCCGTTAAGTCAGTCTTTAATTTGTGATTTGACAAGGAATGCCAATGTGATTCTCCAACCACTCTTATTCCGTCCCTTCACTCTACCAACCCTAATCCGTTACGAGTAGCCCTACTGGCATTAAAGAAACCCTTTTCAGAACGGCCAGAGGAATGTCGATCTCGTTTCTCTTTCTAACACTAAACGATACTTTAGGACATCATAATCGACGCAATCGAAGTCTGCATGAAAACGCATGGTAACGCATACATTTGATTGCGTTGCGCGacttagaaatattttttgttaattgtgATGTTCTAGAGTAATGTTTGGTATCTGATAGAGCAACGAAAGCGAATTCTTACGGAAATGTTTTGAAACGGTTTTTAACGCGAGTAAAGCTTATACACAGGTCACATACATCCTTGTCTTTACTCATGAGCGAGACCCAATAGTGACATACGTTTAACATTTCAGATGTACAGATGGAATCGTCTTCGTACTCGATTCAGTTGATATTGAACGAATGGAAGAGGCTAAAATGGAACTTATGCGCACAGCTAAATGTCCAGATAATCAGgtgaaattaataaaactcAAATGTGAAATTCAATAATCTAACCATCATCCATAACACACAGGGTGTACCGGTACTGATATTAGCTAACAAACAAGATTTACCAGGTGCTCGTGAACCGaaacaattggaaaaattgctCGGACTGCACGAACTGTCACCGATAATAACGATAAGCAGCTCTAGTTCTACGTCAACTAATCCGACACAAACCTTTAAGGGATGGTACATTCAGCCGGCGTGTGCGATCACCGGCGAAGGTCTGCACGAAGGTTTAGAAGCTCTCTACGATATGATCGTTAAGAAGAGGAAAATAAGTaaagcaaacaaaaagaaaCGGTAAAACGATTGCATTTAAAGCGGCAAGTCAGTGATTTAAaggagaaaatttaaattaaatttaaagaaacattagaagaaacgaaattatcgatcattttgtataaaaaaagtagagaaaaaacaaagaaagttcgaaagacacacacacacagaataaaaatgtggaaaaatttatttaaaataagaagaaaaatgattaaattaaactaaaaattgaatttgttgttaTATACGTAAATCTATGAATTACAGATTATTGTAGTTAAACGCTGTTTTCATTTGtcatatttttaaacaaaacaaaattatattgaaaatgtgtttttgttcttttgcaataaaagaaaatgtttaaagagaaaatgtgaaatacaTATTGCATCCCATTGGAGATTgggttttatttcaatttgtgGTTGGAATgctattttttgaaaaacattttcccatattttctcgAATGCTTCCGaattttctctcatttttccgaattttcttcaaaatatttagtaAATGTGTGTTGCGTTAGatctaaatagcctcaatacaaacaacacactctctacggataatagcggcagagtcaaaatgacccaaaatttTATCGGCTAAATTCgaagtttttggacaaaatgatgtatggacgacttgttcattatcaaaaataaggggcACCTTCCATACATCACTCTTCGATTGGACCACGGGTACCACCCGAAACCACctggaaccacttgcaaaaatcaagcaaaatttcgactctgccgctattatccgtagagtgtgttgtttgtattgaggctatttagttAGATCCGCTAAGTGGAGAGATGTCCACCAAATCTTTCCATTTTTgaagagaaatgataagttggtacgcctgccAACTGGGAATATGTGAATGACACTTGGCTCATGTGAGAGAGAATATGAGAGAACTGTATacaaattctctcacattATCTCTCATAggagccaactgtcattcacatgttcccATTTGGCTCATATGGGAGATAACTACGTACAAAGtctctcacattctctccCTTAGatgccaactgtcattcacatgttccttctatctcgccacaggcgtacttatcatttctctgcattTTTGCAAAGTTatcttcaaacattttttacgaatgcaatttccaactttttttgagttaaaccaataccctctctagcaaccaaactacatTCAAACGTAGCCTTCGCATTTTACATGtacaattattgaaaatggTACTCTACCAAAATTACAGTCAACGTCATTCAAACGTGGAcattgcttcagctgttttcatCTGGTCCATctataacacacaaaaatgtttctataCCTCTTTGTATGGATGAAATAGTTACATGCACTTGAGTGGTAGTGGTTAAACCGCGGTTAACTAATCGACAAACTAATCGAACGGGAACATTTTGGTTGTATTTACAAAGATGTTGATTATTCGAGAAAGTCCTCGAGAAAGTCATATGATCATGtgaacgaaatttaacgaaaaaatgtttagtcCATTTTTCTTTCGACTTCCCTTGTCGGTGTATGGTTGTCCGAAAATCCTAAATCTTCCGTGACGTATGTACAGGATGgagattttcgtgaatttagagtcgtcaagttacgaattcttaaatttacgAGAATCTGCGCCCAGCAGAATTTATGTTTTAGGGCCATTCTAGTCGGCTGAGTGAAGCAGTGATTGGGCCTGTAATAAGGATAAGCTGAAGTCTCTGTCCAACAAAagcgattttcttttctcacagaaacaaattttgttttgcatgGAAGTACATCGGGGCATTGACTTGAAAATACTCGAACTTGTTCTGACAAAAAGCctgattttataaattttggcATTGACTAGAATATAGTAATCAGGTTAACAGGTTAGCAGATTAAccgaaaaatttcacttttcccTAGATACCAACAAGAAGATCTTCACAGGTCAGGTCCATATGGTTCATTTGTTAGGACCCTAGTTTGgcaaacaaaaactaaaattcagCAATTTCTCGGTAACAATTTGAGGGAAATGAAGAATGAAGAGTACCATTATCGCTGGTGCTGACTCAACTGTAGCTTATATGGAATTCACTTTGTAATAATGGACACATCGATGCGCAATATGTTTTGTATTGACTCGTTaacaatttttagaaaatagattttagtTACATTCAACCCAACCAGCTATCGATCAGAAGTATCTACTATTGTCATCGTTCATTCGATCGCAATTGATGCCAGTACTGTTGAATTGGAACTCTTTTCGGCCAGATGTGATTGACACCGACAAAATAccaaaatctaaagaaatgTAAAGCGTAAAGCCACAAAACAATGAGACTGGAATTGGAAATGGCTTACATTCCCGTTAATGCTCCACCGAGATGGGCGGCATGATCGAAGAATTTCCAGCCCAGTATACATCCAGCTAAGTCGATTCCAACTAGCACTTTTATAGCCTAAGAAGTATGGGTCgttgtttcattaaatttatcaattgACTTTCACACTTAAATACTTACTGCACCCGCTGAAAATGTTAACATCGGAAGGAAAATTATACCCAGCTGAGTGTCCGGATATTGTACACAAACGAAAGCCAAAATTCCCATGATTGCACCCGACTGTAAATACATATTTGATCAAAAACAGAACAATATGCAATTACGACAGATCTCTTACAGCTCCTAGCGACAGTCCCGGAGTTGCTAATGCTGTTTTGAACACATAACTGCTCAAAGATGATAGAACGCCTGCAATGGAAGTTCGTCGTTTAATTGACATACGAAGTGAAAAAATGTGGCCAGCTAACGTACCTGCACAAAGGTATAAGTACATAAATTGTTCCTTTCCCAATGATCCCACAGCAACATTGGCAAAACTATGCAGCACATACATATTAGCGAAGATGTGAAACGCCGAGTAATGGCTAAATGTCGATAGTAACATGGGCCAGCATGCAGCttctgaaatttaaattgcattttagcAAATTTCGTTCGTTGAAGCGGAAGTTATCTTCTGGCCTGGTTCAGTTCTTGACTTAGTTCAACATGTTTACATGAACAGATACTGAATTTCTGTGGATTGCTGTAACCCAGTGTCCCACCCATTCTGTTCCAATTCTAATTTATGATTTAGCAACTTACTTGCCACtggattcgaacaaaaataccGCAGCATAAACGGTTGAAACCTCTGAATTCGCCACAGTCCAAAAACTAAAACGTTCAGCGCACATATCGGAACGAAAATCTTTTCGCCCGACGATAGCTTTGTCCAATAATGCTTCAATGTGCTTCGAATCTGTGAAATCGAATATGAAAACGAAACTCATAGAACACACTACAATGTCTATAGACGCACCAGTCCCCAGACATGCAACAATAGTCGGACACCTACTGTTGtacatcgataaaaaatgttaatgaaTAAAAGAACCGTCCGACTACTGGTGCATGTCCAGAGTCGGGTGTCGGTACCCTAGCATGAAAAGAGCTTTCGACTTACATCATTCTTTTGCTGTGCAAATTTTCTTCTAAACCAATCTGGATTGAATTTACTCGGCGAATAAATATTCTCGTATTGCCATATCGACACTCCAACGAATGTTCCCGTTGCAAACTAGATCCCATAGacaagaaatgttttatttatcaatGGGAAAAGTGCAGTACTTTGTTAAAGTACTTAGTTACTCCAGCGGTTCGTATCCGTTCTAATTGGAAACTTACTGTGGCAGTAAACGCTATCGGTTTCCATAAATTTGAAACCCTACTGGGTACTTCACCATTATTAGCAACAAAGTCTGGTGCTCGCTTTACTTTGAACGGTGTACGATTCGCTCCATTCGAGTATCGTGAAATTGAAttacgaaatattttactgTGTTGTTTAATGTGTGATAGCTGGGAGCTGGATGAATGTAGAAACATATTTCTTTAAACAATAATTGGAAAGGAATTTCGTCAGTTTTTCTATGCTCACCTAAAAGAATTTAGCCTAGAAGGTCCCACATTCATTCTAATTATTGGGCTCAATCAATTCCATACAGAGTATAAGATTAAAGAATCACACGTACAAGAACGTCCTGTCAATTATGATATTGTTTATACGACACTCGCGGCGATTTTTCTACGGTCTCATGTCGtaatttgtcaatatctcttagttcaacattgacaaaagAGATGGTGCTGTCGCACAACAATACCGCGCGATAACATAAAGATGGTTTGAAAAatgagaatttaatttgacgGTAATTTGAACTAAAGAAGTCAATGCTTCGTATAATATCTAGACGACGCGACGGATCGCTGGCTGGACGAACAGAAATGgtttttcgtgattttaaGCCAATTATCGAAAGAAGTGTCAGGGTATCATCTCAAAGTTTGAAACTCATTTCTGTGGTGAGATCGacaaaaagattttggaaTCGTTCGATAATTGTCACCAGGTATTCAAGTGATCCAATCTGAAGTCGAACATTGTTTCAAGCATTTCTGAATCCCAACCAAAGACGTAGTAATTGGCATATTTGAAAACTGAAAGACATAAGTCTAACAGATTTTTCGTCTCCTGTGAACTGGGCTGAACTGATTCtagtgaatttaagaattcgtaagtTGACAGTTACCTTAAGGCtttatttccacttaccaaaaaagtactccgtgtgagaactaaatttaattttttcaatttttaatttgtttacttgacagctcgcaCTCTCACGGCTCTCCCACAgattgagtggaaaccatacatATTGCTAAGAGTGATCCATAAGGATTCCTAACTTTTAAAGTGAcaacaatttttgagaatcggGGCCCAGTTCACGGAAAAGCAGTTAGGCTCAACCGTTCAAGGTAATAAGGGCCAGACCTTGGTTAGGCTCATATGAACACTTCAACTCATCAATtgtgttttgaaaattagcaGGAAAAGTAgcatcaattaaaataaatcggCAGAGGGATGTCACACAAAAACACAACGTCGAAACGACTCCGATCGGTACGAAACactatttcaagaaaaatcgatttggaCAGCACACCGATCAACATCAACGAagaaatcaatcgattaaaaaagGGAATGGGATGACGTTGCGAAGAAAAAAGAGGTTTGCGTGGATTTTAattcagaatttatttttcgttttcttttgtgTCTACATTTGgacaatttattaaattttgttttatttccacattacttttcatttcatcatCTTTAAAAAACCATTCGTAatacattaatgaatgaatttacAGTCATCGTTGAATCCAAGGGGTCATCGACTTCCAGGGATTATTTGGGACTATTTGGGATTATTATGTGATTATTTTGAAGTAGTTGACCCCTCGGGTCAGTCGACCTTGTCAACGCGTCTTCCAAAAGAATAGATCATGTTTCCTGATGAATTCTCGTCAAACTTTCTTAGATTTCCACGGGAATTAGATGTGTTTCTAACGTGAAATTTCAGTGCTGATGATTATTCCGAGAGGCAAACAACTATAGATAACGGCTGTTCAAATCATGTCCCACATATTTCCTGTTCGTTTAGATGTCTGCTTCAGAAACTTCAGAAGTCCTTATATGCGATTGGGACGATTTAACGCTGCGTTAAAAATACCCTCTCACGTTTAGAAATGTCCAGCGCACTTTCAGCGCTTCCTCATAAGAGAATGGGAAAATACCTTctcactttcaattttgaattgtcCAGACCACTAACAGCGTGAATTAACCTATACTAATAATATGATAAATCTATTTACTCACTGCACCACCGGAAAATGAGGCGCTAAAAAGACCCTACGTAATTGTTGGGAACTTTGTGAGTTTGCCTTGCCTTTGGATCGTGTTGAAACCCTCACACCTAGCAAAAATCAAAGTTTCCATCAAGAACGTAAACTACTATTCCCAGAGTTGATCAAGTAGTGATAAACTCAAATTCTATTCTTGCTATAGTTGGTTGGTGATTTCCTatcgaaaaaaattggtttgagtggaatgtgaaattattactaaaatttacataaaaattgcaatttcccATTATTGATTACTGTTTAAACTTGAAAAGTACCACACCAATGGTATATGAAAATCTCTACCCTCGTAGATTTTGTAGAATGTTGAACATGCTGTAAGCACCGTTGATGATCTAAAAAAAAGACATCAAGTTCAGTCGTGCCACAAATTAATGCACCGAAAAGAATCTCTCAGGCACTGACTCACCGATGTAAATGTTAGCAGATTTGGTGGGTAAATTTTACCAACGACTAGTTCTTGTGGCTGTTTCAAACGTTCCCCAAAAATAATGACGCATCTCTTACAAGATTGTGTCTGGTCGATCCAATTGGAATTGTACAAGCAACGCGACAATCTGTCACTGGTCAACACAATTTCGTTTCCCAAATACATGACCATAAATATGTCAAAAATGCAGAACAACAAAACAACGCAATTGATTGCATCAATTATCAGACTTCCGTGTGAACTCTACAATGGCAAAATTTAAGAACAAAAACACTGCAACTAATTTGTCAATAATATTTACGAATGCCAGTGTATACACTGCACCGCATATGCAAAGGCTACCAGTTccaatttgcaagaaaaacaAAGTCCCGAAATGAGTTCCAAAGTCATCAAGAATTCTAAAGAGAAAAATCGCTATTGACGAGACAAGTATCACATCAGAGTGCTTTGCATGAGAAAATGCCCAGTACTCCTCCTAGCATTGATACTTGTATGTCTTAACGGAAGAAAAGCCGAATATTTTTTGCTAGGAGCAGTATGGATCAGAATGGCAAAAACAAGCCAAAGCTTTTCTATACATCATGTGCATAATGCAGACGATCCACAACGTGTAAcgaacaatatttatttttcgttttctagCGCCCcacttttttcactttttaacCACATAGAAGTTAAAGGGCTAAGGCTTATCCTACGACAAAACTAAAAGCAAAATCGTATGATCTGAGGAGtagtcaataaacacacgaaaacgagaaaCTAAAATGCGAAAACCAGGAATTCTTAGCGACATATGCGAATTTACCCGTTGGTTTTGTTATAGTTCTGTATTGCCTCTACGAGATCCTTGCGAAAAAGGTTGTGCAGTTCTGTTAGCGAAGCCTTTAATTTAGATTCGCCATTGTTTATCGTACCCATGCGTTCCAATTGCCttcccaaaaatttatatttgagCGAAAAGTTGAGCATTAAGTACCAGCTTATTGTTGTAAAACAAGTGCAAACTCCAGCCCAGAGACATCCTCCAgtataaaatacaaatgcAATCCAAAATTCAATGTTACTATTTGTCTGGTccaaagggaattgaaagttTATAACAAATTTCCCCTCATTGAAAAgtggaaacaaaattataacGAAAATCGTAGAGAACTGAGCGTACAGAAAGTAACGAATGAACTTCATGAATACATTCAACAATTGGCTCAAACGATCAAATTCGCTTTTTTCGTCAGTGCAACTAGTACCGACTTGCCGCAGTaacgaaagaaattcatttcttcGCCAAAGAATCAACCAAAATCTGTATACTTGAAGGACAAATTGAACCGACAAGACTATTAAAAATATACGCTCGTCCGGATCGCTAGTGGTTTTGGCTCCAAGGGCAGTTGATGTAACAAATGCTAgcgcaaaaataaaattaaagtaaCGTCTACACCGTTCACGAAAAGTAGTTTGATCGCTCCATATTCCCAAACGATAGTACAATGCTATCAATACGCGGATGGTTTTTGGTATCTCAACTTTGTACATTTTCCTTCCGTTTCTATTTGAAATATACAACTTAAGTCACCGAGAACAATCACGAAACTGAACTGAAAcacaaataaagaaatttccaTGTGCAAGTGCACCAAATGTATGATGGGTATTCTTGGAGTGTGTTCATTTAGAACGTCAAGGTTTAtacaaggtaaatatagtgaggaggtagtATATAACCgaatatataaccgaatcagatgtacggtggcacgaaagttcgatacaaacgcccaaaaaatggaatagaaagtcggatcatctgttgtgagatagcgaaaatatttttgtgaaatcaagtaaatcgtattcaaccattttaaaaaaagatgtcattggcatcgaacttatgtgtctgaatggcattacctccccactatatttaccttggcaGGAAAACTAGCTGGTAAAAGCATATTGTTGTAGTGAATCCAATCTTTGACGAATACCGGAGCAGTCGTTTTTTGTGGACACGGACTATCGGCCAAGTGGCATTACCGTTACATAGTGCAATTGCATTGTTACAGACTTTATAATtatgaaatttcgtattcCATTTATCACCAAAGCTGATATTACGTTTTTCACAGCAACCCTACCCTACTATCAATAAGACAATATTGATTTTAAACGTAATTAATAGCCTTTGCCTTTTCTTTTGCGTCATCGGTTAGGACACGTAATCCGTTTCTTCAAGGTTTTTACTTATCACATCCAATCGTTAATTCTCTTAGTGAAATATCGACAAAGTGAAATTGAGGGAAGAAAACAGAAATCGATGGAGAAAAGACTGACGAAAAGTTAACTTCCacttaaaatcaatttatagGAAAGATGAATCAACTTAAGATTTCTTTATTGCCCAAATTGTAAACATAAATGCAGTTAATTTCTTATCGTGGACACATAGCATGCCGCCCACCATCGACAGGCAGTTGAACTGCTGTTATGAAACTAGCTAGATCACTAGCCAGAAATGCAATGGCTGCAGCAGTTTCCTCAACATTTCCCGCTCGACCAAGTGCATGTGTTGAACGAGTATGCTCCAGAAATTTATCATATTCATCATCGGTCATTCCGCCTCTTTTATGAATATCTGTAACAATAACACCCGGATTTATTGAGTTGCAGCGAACCCCCTTGGCAGCCAGTTCCAACGCAACACACCGGGTAAATTGATCCACTGCAGATTTGGACATATTGTAGGCTAAAATGCCTGGAAATGACCGAATGCCAGTAACACTCGAAACGTTAACAATATTTCCTTTCGATGTAATTAAATGTGGAACGGCCAGCATCGTTAGATGATACATGGCTCTTACATTTGCGTCCATTACTTTATCGTACTGTTCCAATGACGTTGTTTCGATTGTTCCACGATCCAATATTCCAGCACTATTTATCAAGACGTCCAATTTACCAAATGCTGCAATGACTTTTTCGATTATCATTGTTGCGTCTGATTCGATAGTTATGTCGGCGATGATTGAAAGAGGTCTAGGGGTACTATCCGatgtaacacatttttctaTCGTTGCGTTCAAATTATCGGCATTTCGACCAGTTAGTGCCAGAGTTGCTCCTAATTTGGCAAAATATTCTGCAGTACCAGCTCCTATCCCAGAACTGGCTCCAGTTATTAGAACGacttttccattaaaattgaaCGACATATTCACTCCTTTGTAATAACAAGATGAATCTGTTGATAGAAAGAAATTGAGTGACAAACCTTTAAAGGAcctgaaattttaaatgatgGGTGGTCTGTCTGTATTGTCTATGGGCAGGGCAttggggaatctggcacacggtacTAAAAGAAGACACTTTAACTACGTAAAAAGTGAACTCGCACGCGCAAGTTTAATGCTGCtaatgctttttagccatgtcatcgacttaatgacaCCTTTTGCAAAAGGTTGGCATAGAAAAATCGTGTACGAGTCCACATattacgtagttgaaaaatgcgttgttttagcacagtgtgccagattaccccacGCCTGTTCTATGCATGATACTACTTTAAGTAGATCTTACAGCTGCCAATAAACTTGTTAACAATTCGGATACTGATAGGTCGAAGACCCCGATTGCGTTAAGACATTCGCCCATACCTGTGACGGGATTTACCAAAGGAACATATCGTAGGATGTGTGTGTCGTTTGTATTGAGGTcatttaactaaaaaaaactaacaCAAAGGACAAGACTGGCTACACGTACACACGCCCTTCGGattgaataaagaaaattttaaaaatgttttcatacgAAGAATATAAAAACCGATGCCAGTACGGGCCTGCTAATGCAGACACTGCAACTCAGCCGTTCGAAAGCTTTTTAGATATCTCAATGTGAAATATGATGTGCAAGCATAATTGATCAGCTCGAATAggtggaaataaaaaaaacctatcGGTCGAATACATGACAATTTATACTCACGAACAACACTCAACTGCGTATGTAAAGTCACCGCCTTCAATTAGAATAATTGACTGAATGGAAGCTAACAACAAagcataaattgaaaatcacaTTGACAACGAACTTAAAGCATTCTTACATACCCACTAAATTTCATGTTAGGGCTTTTGACCGATAGCTATAACCTGACAGTGAGTTAGTTGCTTATTGATTATTGATTAATTACGGTGGCGAAGGATCAATCTTCActataaaagtgatatttacTCTTT
This genomic stretch from Bradysia coprophila strain Holo2 chromosome II, BU_Bcop_v1, whole genome shotgun sequence harbors:
- the LOC119072400 gene encoding ADP-ribosylation factor-like protein 4C, encoding MGATMGKNGTLLDSLPSTQGTMHIVMLGLDSAGKTTALYRLKFDQYLNTVPTIGFNCEKVRGQVGRAKGAQFLVWDVGGQEKLRPLWRSYTRCTDGIVFVLDSVDIERMEEAKMELMRTAKCPDNQGVPVLILANKQDLPGAREPKQLEKLLGLHELSPIITISSSSSTSTNPTQTFKGWYIQPACAITGEGLHEGLEALYDMIVKKRKISKANKKKR
- the LOC119072406 gene encoding presenilins-associated rhomboid-like protein, mitochondrial, with the protein product MNVGPSRLNSFSSQLSHIKQHSKIFRNSISRYSNGANRTPFKVKRAPDFVANNGEVPSRVSNLWKPIAFTATFATGTFVGVSIWQYENIYSPSKFNPDWFRRKFAQQKNDIRSTLKHYWTKLSSGEKIFVPICALNVLVFGLWRIQRFQPFMLRYFCSNPVAKAACWPMLLSTFSHYSAFHIFANMYVLHSFANVAVGSLGKEQFMYLYLCAGVLSSLSSYVFKTALATPGLSLGASGAIMGILAFVCVQYPDTQLGIIFLPMLTFSAGAAIKVLVGIDLAGCILGWKFFDHAAHLGGALTGIFWYFVGVNHIWPKRVPIQQYWHQLRSNER
- the LOC119072417 gene encoding 3-oxoacyl-[acyl-carrier-protein] reductase FabG-like; this translates as MSFNFNGKVVLITGASSGIGAGTAEYFAKLGATLALTGRNADNLNATIEKCVTSDSTPRPLSIIADITIESDATMIIEKVIAAFGKLDVLINSAGILDRGTIETTSLEQYDKVMDANVRAMYHLTMLAVPHLITSKGNIVNVSSVTGIRSFPGILAYNMSKSAVDQFTRCVALELAAKGVRCNSINPGVIVTDIHKRGGMTDDEYDKFLEHTRSTHALGRAGNVEETAAAIAFLASDLASFITAVQLPVDGGRHAMCPR